TACGAATTAAGAGATCAACCAGATTTAAATGAAATTATGAATTCTATCAAAAGATGAAAGAAATTTAAATAGGCTTCGACAAAAAGTTCGAAGCCTAATTTATTATAATGGAGTTAAAAATTATGCAGAAAATTGCTTTCATCCTTTTAATTTCGATAATTTTCTTCACCAATTTATTTAGTCAATCGATAAATATACCGGAATTTCCAAAAGGGACTCTAACCATTTCGCAAGAGGGAAGTATTGTAACGATTCCTATTGAAATTGCTAATACGAACGAATTAAGAGAATTTGGTTTGATGTACAAAGAAGATATTCCGGAAGATTATGGAATGCTTTTTGTATTTCCAACCCCTGGAATAAGAGGCTTTTGGATGAAAAACACCTTTGTTGAACTCGACATCGCTTTTATAGATAGCAGTGGAACAATATTAGATATACAAAACATGAAACCTTGTGAAGAATCAACCTGCCCTATTTACATAATTTACAAACCTTTCAAGTTTGCTTTAGAAGTAAAAGCAGGTTTCTTTGATCGATACGGATTCACTGAAGGAGCAAAAATTGAATGGTCAATCAAGGAATTTCAAAACCATTGACATTGTCTTTAAATAAAGATATAATTATAAGGCTGAACTACTCAGTGGATTTTGAAGGTTTAGAACCAGAAATTTTTACCAGAAAGTATCTAAAAGGTTTGAACCTTATTGAATAAATATTTAAATAGTTAACAATAACTTGTGGAGGCGTGCACCGAATTGGCTAAGGGGCCGGTCTCGAAAACCGGTGGGGTTTATCCCCTTGTGGGTTCGAGTCCCACCGCCTCCGCCAATTTTTATATGAGGAGGGAAGTAAAAGATGCCCATTCTATATGAAATTAATAAATACCTACAAAGTAAAATTTCACAGGGGAAAGACGATTACGCAATACCGAAAAGATGGATGCCACCTAATTATACTGGTAAAGTTAAACTAGCAGGGAGAAAGTTTTTTGTTAATCCCTATGAGTTTATATCCAATATAATCGATAATCTATCAAAAAATTCTGCAAAAGACGTGGATTACAGCAAGCCTCTTTCTTTTATTAAAAATATTAAAGAACCGGATTGGATCAAAACTAGCATACTTTATTCAGCTCATGTACGAGCTACGGCTGCATATGTTCATGATCAAACCACTTTATTCGTTCCGATAGACGAAAAAGGTTACACTGAATCAGGTACTTTCCTAAAAATGTTGATGTTAATACCCTATTTTGCTACTTATAACGTCGATAGTATATATTTACTTCCAATAACTCAAGCCAGCAACAAATTTAAAAAAGGTGAAGTAGGTTCACCATACGCAGTTAAGAATTTCTTCTCCGTAGAAAAAGATTATCACGATACTCTTTTGGGAAATGAATTTACCCCTAATCAAGAATTCGGAGCTTTTGTTGAAGCAGCTCATATGGCTGGAATGAGGGTATTGTTAGACTTTGTACCAAGAACAGGAGCCAGGGACAACGATCTTATTTTGGAACATCCCGATTGGTTCTATTGGATAGATATAGACGAAATGAACGGTTTTGCTCCTCCTACAGTTAAAGAGCTTGGATTTGTTCAACCAAGCAAAGAAAATTTAAAAATTGTGTACAATGACGAACAAGTCAAAAATCATCTTAAAAAATTCAGATGGGATCCAAAAACTCAGGAGCCACAAAAATGGGAGAATTTTATAAAAAGAAATAAAAATAACCCAGATTTTTTGGATGAGATAGCAAAAGAGTTTAAAGTAATTACCGTTCCAGGATTTTCAGATTGGATAAATGATCCCCAACCAGCATGGGAAGATGTTACTTTCTTAAGACTCTATCTTTCTCATCCAGAAGAAGCCCTAAACTATATAGATGGGGCAAATCAACCTCCTTATGTGCTCTTTGACGTGGTTAAATCGAGTTTGTTCCCAGGGAAAGAAAAGAATACCGAACTTTGGAACTTAATAGCAAATATTATCCCATTCTATCAAAAAAATTTCGGTATAGATGGTGCTAGGTTGGACATGGGCCATGCTCTACCTGATGAACTTGAACATGAAATTATAAAAAGGGCGAAAGAATACGACCCTGCCTTTGTAATAATAGCGGAAGAATTGAGTATGGACAATCATATAAAAGCTAAAAAAAGTGGCTACGATGGAATTTTGGGAAATTCATGGTGGGCTGAGCCAAGAATAAAAGAAGGCTGGTTCAAAAAATTCATTTCAGAAATAGCACCAAAAATATCTTTACCTACATTTGCTACGGCAGAGACACCAGATACCCCAAGAGCGGTTACAAGAGAAGGTAAAGAAACTTTCTCAAAATTAACAGCGGTGGTAAATACTTTCATGCCAAACGGAATAACATTCATAAACTCTGGATATGAGCTTTTTGAACCTCAACCTATGAACACAGGCCTAGATGTAGAAGATCCTGTGGAAGAAAGATTTAAAAATTTACCTTCAACAGATCAATTTTATGGCAAACTCGCATTCTTTGATTGGTATGTATTGCACTGGGATACAGACCATCATATGGTGAAATTACTTTCCTTACTAGGCACACTAAAAGAGGAAGTCAAAGATCTTTTGAAAAATCCTAACAATTACCATTTTATTGATTTTTCTGATGATGCAAGTGCAATGTTTTGGTGGAACGGAGAAAAAGGAGTTGTAATAGCTATCAATACCAACTTTAAAAATCCTTATTTCTTCGATATAGACCTTGGATATTATACCTGGAAAAGTGATCATAACATACAAACAAAATTGGAAAATTACAGAAGAGGAGAAAGCTCTTGGAACGTTCAGGATGCACATTTAAGAGTAACAATCAATCCGGGAGAAGCTAGAGTGTTTTTTATACATTAAAAAGGGCTTTTAGCCCTTTTTTATTTTAATTTTGGAAAGTTAAACTTGTCGACTTCTTGCTTTTTTATAAATTTTCTAAACTTTTTCTTTGCTTCCTTCATCAGCTCATCTTGAACTATAAACAATTTTGACTTTTTCTCCGTTGGTCTTTTATACTCTCCATTCGGTTGTAACTCTCTTGCTTTGAAATTATCTTTTAGATAAAGGTTCAATACATATATCAATCGCTGCTTCAAATCTTCCTGCTCTATTGGTATCAAAGATTCAACTCTCCTATCCAGATTTCTAGGCATTAGATCGGCACTTGATATAAATAATTTAGGTAATCCATTATTTTCAAAATAATATATTCTACTATGTTCTAAATACCTTCCCACTATACTTCTAACCGTTATACCTTCACTAACACCTTTTATTCCTACTTTTAAAGCACATATCCCTCTAACGATCAAGTTAACCTTTACACCGGCCATGGATGCCTTATATAAAGCTTTTATTATAGATACATCTAGTAAGGAATTAACTTTTATTATTATTCTCCCTTTTCCACCTTTTTTAACTGCATCTATTTCATTATCAATCCATCGTAAAAAAGTTTCCCTTAAACTTGTAGGGGCAACTCCTAATTTTTTCCATGTTGGAGGTTTTGAATAACCCGTTAAGATGTTGAACAGTGCTGATACATCTTGAGCATAACTTTCCTTACAAGTAAAAAAATCTATATCTTCATATAATTTTGCAGTTATGTAATTGTAATTCCCTGTACTCATATGAACGTATCTCTTGATCCCACTTTCTTCTCTTCTAACAATCAACAATAGTTTTGCATGTACTTTTAATCCGACAAGCCCATAAACAACGTGGCAACCCGCTTTTTCCAACTCCTTAGCCCATTGGATATTATTTTCTTCATCAAATCTGGCTTTGACTTCTACCACAACGGTAACTTGCTTGCCGTTCTCTGCTGCTTTAATAAGATAATCTATGATTGGAGATGTTTTCCCAACTCGGTACAAAGTTTGTTTGATTGCCAACACTTGAGGATCTTCTGCCGCCTGCCTTAAAAAATCTATCACATGCTCAAAAGACTCATAAGGGCGGTGTAAAAGAACATCTTTTTCCCTAAGTACCTTAAAGATATCCTCTTTGCCATAAAAGCTTGGGGAAGGTTGGGGAGAATAATACTCAAATTTTAAATGCTCATACCCTTCTAAATTAGCAATTTCCATAAGAGAACTCAAATCTAAAAGATTGGAAATCTCATAAATATTATCACTTCTTAAATTTAGTGCATTTACAAGGAAATTCCTCAGGTTCTTTCCCATATTTTTGGATATTTCTAATTTGACAGGAAAACCTGTTTTTCTTTCTTTAAGTGAACTTTCTATCTCAATTAACAAATCTCTGGCATCATCTTCGTCAATAGAAAGGTCTCCATCACGTGTGATTCTAAACTCAGAAATCTCAATTACTTTGTATCCGCTAAAAAATAAATCAGAATGCATTTTTAAAAGATCTTCAGTTAAAAATAAACATGTGCCATCCGTGCAGGGAATATTTATAAATCTTGGAAAAATCGTTGGTAAGGGTATAAAAGCATATAACCTTTCCTCTTTTTCATCTTCTAACTCCACAACTAGATTTATGCCGCTACCAGGTAATATCGGAAATGGTCTACTTTGATCGACAGCCATGGGAGTTACTACGGGAAAAACCGTCGTTTGAAAATAATTATCTAAAAACTCCTTTTTTTCTTCATCAATCTCATTAACTTTGAGAACTTTGATGTTCTCCTTTCCTAAAGAAGGTAGTAGCTCACTTTCTAAACATTTATATTGCATTTCCACCATTTCATGTGTTTTTTGTGAGATCTTCATTAATTGATCTCTAGGTGTTAAGCCAGAAATATCCATTCCACCGAAACCAGCTTGAAGTTGTTCTTCCAAGCCAGCTACCCTTATCATGAAAAACTCTTCAAGATTGGATGAGGTTATGGAAAGAAATTTGACTCTTTCTAAAAGAGGGTTTGTTGTATCATAGGCTTCCTCTAATACTCTAAAATTAAAGTCCAACCAACTTAGCTCTCTATTATTATAATATTTGTAATCGTTCAAATCTATTTTCTTTTCTTTTCTTCTGTTGCTACTAGTTTTTGCCATAAATCTCATCCCTTTATAATTTTTTCAATAACTCTGGAAGTATTCCAAAAACTTCCAAAAAGAAATTATCCTTCCTTTTCAATGCCCACTCTTCTAACAAAGTTTCCTTTGGTGTATGAGTAGTTATAATCAGATGATTACCCTCTAAATTAACTTCAATATCTCCCAATTTGCTCTCATGAGCGACATCTAAGGCATCTGCAAGCCTCAATATGGCAAGCATCTTTGTTATCAAAATCTTATCCGGTATGTTTTCCAATTGTGATGAATAATCATCAATCTCCAAATCTTGAGCACTGTGGAAGTAAGCGATCCTTGATACAATGTCTAACTCTCTAGAAGTTAAACCTATGATCTCTGAGCCTTTAATTATGTTATACGAATGCAAATAATGTTTTTTAATATTTACATATTTTCCAATATCGTGTAAAATAGCAGCCACTTGCAAAAGGAGTCTATGTCTTTTGCTTAACTGATGAATCGGTTCTAAAACATCAAATAATTTTATCGCATATTTTTCTACCGTTTGACTGTGAGTCTCCTCATAGAAATATCTTTTACCTATATTTCTAGAAGAGATAATTGTACTCTTTTCCAATAAATTAAAAAATCTTCTATATTTTCTGCTCAACAACCGTTGAAATAACAAGCTCCTACTTAAATTAACCTTCGGAAAAACTAAAATATTTTCAGCTCCCGATACTTCTAAAAGTAATCGATAAAAAGCTAAAGCTGATAACAACGAATTCGCTTTACTTTCAGAAATATCGTATTCTCTAGATAATTCGGTGGCATTCTTTGATTTCAAATTCTGAAAAAGTTTATCGAACTCCTCTTGGGGAATGTTTAATACTTCTTCTTCATTTTTTCCCAAAAGTCCAGCTAAAAACTCAATTTCATTGCCACAAGTTACAAAGGTTTTGATCTTTTTATTAATAAGCCAAACATTTATAGGCTGATAAAATGTGTTTAAATACTCTCTGATTAAATTACTATAGTGTAATGTGTTTTCTTCCAAATCTCTGAGCATCTCTGAAACTTTAACAGAACCTATTTTTATATTTTGAGAACTATCAATCAAACCCTTAGAATACGTTGCTAAACCCATGCTTCCCGTTCCTATGTAAACAAATAAAACATCATCCCTTTTGTACTTTTTATATTTTTCAAAGTTCCTTATCAATTCCATGTAGATATGTGATTTCTCTTCGTAATCATCTAAAACGTCGATAGTAAAACCTGTTCTTGTTTCGATCTGATCCAAAATAAAATCTAAATTTTCTGCTTCTCTCAAAGCGGTGGTACCTACTACTTTCAATTTATTAGCTCCATATTCCTCTGCAACCCTTTTGAATCCTAAAAGTTTTTGACTTAGGATCTCTACTTTTTCAAAAGATATCCTTCCTGTTGTGAAGGTATCTCTTCCTAAGAATAAGGGATAATCCAAACTTTCTATTATATCGATATCATCTTGATCGTTCTGAGCAATATCAAAAGATATATTTTCTGTTCCTATGTTTATAACACCTGCGACCATTGTTATACACCTACTTTTTCTTTAACAAGTGAAAAAGCCCCATACAAGCATGCATCATCCAGCAATTGAGATAATTTAAACTCACAACACTCAAAGATATGAGGTATAGAGTACTGCTTGGCTGTTTCAACTACTATAGGCATCAATTGTTCCCCTAATGCCTCCATTACTCCCCCTCCTAAAACGATAACTTCAGGATTTAGTAAATTAATAATGGAACCGGCATTTATTCCTATATATCTTGCGGCATCATTCAATATCCCTCTAACAAGATCGTCCCCTTGATCATAAGCAGCTTTCAAAGTAGAACTTTTCACTATGCCTTTCAAATCACTGCTTTTTATTAAGGTTTTCTCGCCTCTCTCTTTTTTTCTAACTATTTCTCTTTGGATAGCTACTTTAGAAGACAAACTTTCCAAACAACCACGAAGATTACAACCACAAAGAGGGCCTTCAGGGTACACATTCATGTGCCCAATCTCAGCAGCGAAATTGAACGAACCTTTATATAATGATTCATTCAATATTAAACCGCCACCTATTCCTGTTCCTACAAAATAACCTACGGCGTTTTTTACTCCTTTAGCGGCACCAAACTTCCATTCCCCATACATACTCGCATTAGCATCGTTTTCTATAATAGTTTTGATATTGTATTCCTTCTCAACAAAATTGACTAAATTAAATTCATTCAAAGGCATGTTAGGAGTAAAGGTAATTTTTCCATCTTTTATAACTCCTGGTACACCTATTCCTATCCCTTTTACATCTTTATTCTCCTTCAGTAAAGAATCCAAAACTTTCTTCAATTGTTCGACAACTTTTTCTTTGCCTTTTGAACTTTTGGAACTCTTTTTCTCTGACTTCAATTTGTTACCTTTCTCATCAAATAAGGCGCCAAGTATTTTGGTTCCCCCTATATCTACCCCTATCCAATTGCTCATTTTTTCACCCCTCTTTATAAGATTTAAATTTAAGCCTTTTCGCTACAAATATTGTCGTATAACTTTTCAAAAATCTCACTCACCCCAACATCTATCTTCCCTTGTAATTGGTTTATTTCTTTATCAATTTCTTTTAATAAAGCTTTAATATTATCTTCTTGAAATTTTTTTACCAACTTTTTCTTTAAAATAATCAAATCATGATGAGTCCCCAAAATATCTTGAATCTGCTTAAACATGTCTTCTTCAAGTAAAGTTTCACCTTTCAATGCTCCCAATATCTCTGTTTTATAACGCAAGTCTTTAATCTTTATCCTTATTTTATGAAGCTTTTTATCGTCGCTTCTATCAGTATTTTTAAAGTCTTCATGAACTTCTTTAAATTCTTTTTTATAAAGATTATCAAAATAAGGATCATTTATCTGAAAATTTTGTACAAAATCAAACACCAAGAAACTCAAACAACTTTCTAGTAGATGATCTAACTCCGAGGTTTTTAAAGAACTTAAATAACCTTTCAACTTCTCTTTCTCTTTACTGTATTTTTTCTCGAAATAATCGATTATTTCATTATTTTGCTCTTCAATTTTCTTAAGAAAATCTAAGTGAACTTGATAATCTCTTGATTTATTGCTTTTTTTTAATATCTTATTTACTTTTTTCTTAGCTTTCTTAGAGCTTTCACGTTTTGAAAATCCTTCCAAAAAATCTATACTTGCTTCTATCCTTCTACACGATGTTCTCATGTCGTGAACACTATCTTCCCCCTTTTCATCAAAAACATAAGAAATGTTTTTTAGGAGACGGTTTTTCATTTTTTCAAAATATTCGATGTAACCTTTTAAAAATATCCATGGATTGGCTGAAATATCGTTTAAGAGCTTAGTGACTTCGGATCTACCATCCATTTTAATTTTCCTTTTCCAGATAAAATATCATCGAATGATTCTCCTTCAATACAAATTACTCCCGCTTTTCTCAAATGCAAATCATCACCAGTTAATCTTTTTGCAAGTTCGTCAAAAGTTGGATTGTGTCCAAATATCATTACATTGTTATACCCTTTCGTAATATTTGAGATTTTTTCAATTATCTCTTCTACTTCTCCATCATACAGTAATTCTTCTTCTATTACCTTTGGCTTTGATTTAAAAGACTTTGCAAAGATTTCTGCGGTTTCTTTCGCTCTTAAAGCAGGAGAGGTAATCAAAAGATCAACCTTATTTAAAATTTTAGCCACATATTCTGCAACTTCTCTAGAATCGTTTTTACCAACTTTTGTCAACTTTCTTTCAAAATCATCAATTTCCGAAGATCTTTTTTCTGCTTTGGCGTGCCTAACTAATATTAGGTTTTTCATATGTGAACTTTCCTCCTTCTATGAACGTTTTTAAAAAGAATTCACATAATCTCTTAAAGCTGATCCGATTCTTTCTAGCAGGGAATCCATATCACGAGTTTTGTTCAATCTTTTCAGAGTGTTCCAAAAAATATATATTCCCGTTAAACTTCCTATAAAGTTTCCAATAAAATCCGTCATTGTATCAAAAAGGCTATCTTCTTGAGCTAATCTGTATCCAGGATAATCTCTAAAGATTAGATCCGAAGTAAACTCTCCTACTTCCCAAAACACGCCCAATGTCATAACAATAGAGAGGGTAACAACAAATATTTTTAGAAAGAAAAAAGGCATTTTCATCTTAGTCCAGATTAGTTCAGAACCCATCACCAACGGATATATAAGAAATGAAAGCCAAATACCTCCTGTAAAATGAAGAATAAAATCGTAAATTTCAAAATAATCGTAAAATTGATACCACATACCAAATACACTATGTAAAGAAATTTGAATTATTGTTACTGTACGTATTTCTTCAAGAATCGTAGACTTTGTCACCCATTCAAAAATCCAAGTTAAATAAACTCCAAAGGCACTTAAGAGGTATCCTAAAAAATGCGGTAAGTTAAAATCCCAAATGCTTCCTATAATAGGGATAAATACGACAAAAGAAAAAAACAAGTTAATAGTTCTTAAAACAGAATAAACCGTTGAACTTGAAGTAAACATGGTTTCTTTCACTAAAGGATCTCTTACTAAAAAATGATGGATTTTGTCAAATTCTATTTTTGCTTTTTTCAATGTTTTCGAAAATTTGGGTGTAATTGGTATCACCTCATTTGAGTTTTTTACATATTCTATAATTCATTTCAATTATACCATTTAGATACAAAAACAAAAAAAGCAGCGAACTAATTCGCTGCCATGAGGGGATGATACGACTATGGTGGCTCCGGGTGAGGGATTCGAACCCCCAACCTAGTGGTTAACAGCCACCCGCTCTACCGTTGAGCTAACCCGGAAAAAATTAAAAACTTTCAAAATCCAAAAATGATTATATCATCAAAATGGTGTTTTGTCAACATTTTTATTTTTATCTACGGGGGCTACTTCACCAAGGGTAACAAACCTTTTGGCTCCAGTAATTTGAGGTACATTATTTTTTCTCCCTTTGTAAGTTTGATAAGCTAATACTGCAAACGCTACCGCTTCTTTAGCATCACTTGAAAAACCTAACTCTTCCATCACCACCACGGTAACTTTTTCGCCTATCATCTTTTTTGCATAATATATTATCATCGATACCAAAGTAGGATTATAACTTCCACCACCAGAGATTATAACTTGGTCTATGTTAATACCTATAAATCTTAAGTAAGCATAGACAATCGATTTAGCGGTAAAAGCTGTTACGGTTGCAACAATATCTTCGTCGTCTAATTTCATGCTTTTTCCTTTGTTTATTATCTCTTTTGCGTACTTTAACCCAAAAACTTCTCTTCCTGTGGTTTTAGGGGGCTCTTTTTTTATAAAAGGATGAGCCATTAAATCAGCTAAAAGAGTCTCAGAAATCTTACCCTTTTCGCTAATTTTCCCATCTTTGTCATAACTTTGTTCTCCGTTGGTTAGAATTTGAACTACGCCATCTATAAGCATGTTCCCTGGGCCTGTGTCCGTACCTTTTATATCTTCCAACTTAGATTTTTTTGGTATATAGGTGAAGTTTCCTATTCCTCCAATATTTTGCATAACCCTGTTGTAATCATCACTTTTGAACAAAATATAATCAACATATGGTACAAGTGGTGCCCCTTGACCACCCGCTGCAATATCTCTCGCCCTAAAGTTGCTAACGGTGGTAACTTGAGTTCTTTCTGCTATTACACTAGCTTCACCTATTTGAAGCGTGGAAATAAAATCATCACTCACATAATGGTATATAGTTTGGCCATGGGAACCTATTAAATTCACATCTTGCATATTCAAGTTTTTTAATTCAACAGCTTCTTTGGCGGCTTGAGCAAACAATTCTCCAAGCTCGAAATTCAATCTACAGATTTTATCCACGCTACCAGTTACAGGGTCAGAACATTCTAAAATTTTTTCTCTCATTTTTTTACTATATGGTGTGTTTATAAAATTAACAACTTTAACATTTAATTTTTGTTCGTCCTGTTCTGATATTTCAACTAGTGCAGCATCTATACCA
The window above is part of the Petrotoga mexicana DSM 14811 genome. Proteins encoded here:
- a CDS encoding anhydro-N-acetylmuramic acid kinase gives rise to the protein MNTLEVKGEDIMLVIGLMSGTSVDGIDAALVEISEQDEQKLNVKVVNFINTPYSKKMREKILECSDPVTGSVDKICRLNFELGELFAQAAKEAVELKNLNMQDVNLIGSHGQTIYHYVSDDFISTLQIGEASVIAERTQVTTVSNFRARDIAAGGQGAPLVPYVDYILFKSDDYNRVMQNIGGIGNFTYIPKKSKLEDIKGTDTGPGNMLIDGVVQILTNGEQSYDKDGKISEKGKISETLLADLMAHPFIKKEPPKTTGREVFGLKYAKEIINKGKSMKLDDEDIVATVTAFTAKSIVYAYLRFIGINIDQVIISGGGSYNPTLVSMIIYYAKKMIGEKVTVVVMEELGFSSDAKEAVAFAVLAYQTYKGRKNNVPQITGAKRFVTLGEVAPVDKNKNVDKTPF
- a CDS encoding RNA degradosome polyphosphate kinase; this translates as MAKTSSNRRKEKKIDLNDYKYYNNRELSWLDFNFRVLEEAYDTTNPLLERVKFLSITSSNLEEFFMIRVAGLEEQLQAGFGGMDISGLTPRDQLMKISQKTHEMVEMQYKCLESELLPSLGKENIKVLKVNEIDEEKKEFLDNYFQTTVFPVVTPMAVDQSRPFPILPGSGINLVVELEDEKEERLYAFIPLPTIFPRFINIPCTDGTCLFLTEDLLKMHSDLFFSGYKVIEISEFRITRDGDLSIDEDDARDLLIEIESSLKERKTGFPVKLEISKNMGKNLRNFLVNALNLRSDNIYEISNLLDLSSLMEIANLEGYEHLKFEYYSPQPSPSFYGKEDIFKVLREKDVLLHRPYESFEHVIDFLRQAAEDPQVLAIKQTLYRVGKTSPIIDYLIKAAENGKQVTVVVEVKARFDEENNIQWAKELEKAGCHVVYGLVGLKVHAKLLLIVRREESGIKRYVHMSTGNYNYITAKLYEDIDFFTCKESYAQDVSALFNILTGYSKPPTWKKLGVAPTSLRETFLRWIDNEIDAVKKGGKGRIIIKVNSLLDVSIIKALYKASMAGVKVNLIVRGICALKVGIKGVSEGITVRSIVGRYLEHSRIYYFENNGLPKLFISSADLMPRNLDRRVESLIPIEQEDLKQRLIYVLNLYLKDNFKARELQPNGEYKRPTEKKSKLFIVQDELMKEAKKKFRKFIKKQEVDKFNFPKLK
- the sixA gene encoding phosphohistidine phosphatase SixA: MKNLILVRHAKAEKRSSEIDDFERKLTKVGKNDSREVAEYVAKILNKVDLLITSPALRAKETAEIFAKSFKSKPKVIEEELLYDGEVEEIIEKISNITKGYNNVMIFGHNPTFDELAKRLTGDDLHLRKAGVICIEGESFDDILSGKGKLKWMVDPKSLSS
- a CDS encoding DUF192 domain-containing protein; this translates as MQKIAFILLISIIFFTNLFSQSINIPEFPKGTLTISQEGSIVTIPIEIANTNELREFGLMYKEDIPEDYGMLFVFPTPGIRGFWMKNTFVELDIAFIDSSGTILDIQNMKPCEESTCPIYIIYKPFKFALEVKAGFFDRYGFTEGAKIEWSIKEFQNH
- a CDS encoding CHAD domain-containing protein → MDGRSEVTKLLNDISANPWIFLKGYIEYFEKMKNRLLKNISYVFDEKGEDSVHDMRTSCRRIEASIDFLEGFSKRESSKKAKKKVNKILKKSNKSRDYQVHLDFLKKIEEQNNEIIDYFEKKYSKEKEKLKGYLSSLKTSELDHLLESCLSFLVFDFVQNFQINDPYFDNLYKKEFKEVHEDFKNTDRSDDKKLHKIRIKIKDLRYKTEILGALKGETLLEEDMFKQIQDILGTHHDLIILKKKLVKKFQEDNIKALLKEIDKEINQLQGKIDVGVSEIFEKLYDNICSEKA
- a CDS encoding ROK family protein, encoding MSNWIGVDIGGTKILGALFDEKGNKLKSEKKSSKSSKGKEKVVEQLKKVLDSLLKENKDVKGIGIGVPGVIKDGKITFTPNMPLNEFNLVNFVEKEYNIKTIIENDANASMYGEWKFGAAKGVKNAVGYFVGTGIGGGLILNESLYKGSFNFAAEIGHMNVYPEGPLCGCNLRGCLESLSSKVAIQREIVRKKERGEKTLIKSSDLKGIVKSSTLKAAYDQGDDLVRGILNDAARYIGINAGSIINLLNPEVIVLGGGVMEALGEQLMPIVVETAKQYSIPHIFECCEFKLSQLLDDACLYGAFSLVKEKVGV
- a CDS encoding maltodextrin glycosyltransferase, with translation MPILYEINKYLQSKISQGKDDYAIPKRWMPPNYTGKVKLAGRKFFVNPYEFISNIIDNLSKNSAKDVDYSKPLSFIKNIKEPDWIKTSILYSAHVRATAAYVHDQTTLFVPIDEKGYTESGTFLKMLMLIPYFATYNVDSIYLLPITQASNKFKKGEVGSPYAVKNFFSVEKDYHDTLLGNEFTPNQEFGAFVEAAHMAGMRVLLDFVPRTGARDNDLILEHPDWFYWIDIDEMNGFAPPTVKELGFVQPSKENLKIVYNDEQVKNHLKKFRWDPKTQEPQKWENFIKRNKNNPDFLDEIAKEFKVITVPGFSDWINDPQPAWEDVTFLRLYLSHPEEALNYIDGANQPPYVLFDVVKSSLFPGKEKNTELWNLIANIIPFYQKNFGIDGARLDMGHALPDELEHEIIKRAKEYDPAFVIIAEELSMDNHIKAKKSGYDGILGNSWWAEPRIKEGWFKKFISEIAPKISLPTFATAETPDTPRAVTREGKETFSKLTAVVNTFMPNGITFINSGYELFEPQPMNTGLDVEDPVEERFKNLPSTDQFYGKLAFFDWYVLHWDTDHHMVKLLSLLGTLKEEVKDLLKNPNNYHFIDFSDDASAMFWWNGEKGVVIAINTNFKNPYFFDIDLGYYTWKSDHNIQTKLENYRRGESSWNVQDAHLRVTINPGEARVFFIH
- a CDS encoding HD domain-containing protein, coding for MVAGVINIGTENISFDIAQNDQDDIDIIESLDYPLFLGRDTFTTGRISFEKVEILSQKLLGFKRVAEEYGANKLKVVGTTALREAENLDFILDQIETRTGFTIDVLDDYEEKSHIYMELIRNFEKYKKYKRDDVLFVYIGTGSMGLATYSKGLIDSSQNIKIGSVKVSEMLRDLEENTLHYSNLIREYLNTFYQPINVWLINKKIKTFVTCGNEIEFLAGLLGKNEEEVLNIPQEEFDKLFQNLKSKNATELSREYDISESKANSLLSALAFYRLLLEVSGAENILVFPKVNLSRSLLFQRLLSRKYRRFFNLLEKSTIISSRNIGKRYFYEETHSQTVEKYAIKLFDVLEPIHQLSKRHRLLLQVAAILHDIGKYVNIKKHYLHSYNIIKGSEIIGLTSRELDIVSRIAYFHSAQDLEIDDYSSQLENIPDKILITKMLAILRLADALDVAHESKLGDIEVNLEGNHLIITTHTPKETLLEEWALKRKDNFFLEVFGILPELLKKL